The Malus domestica chromosome 13, GDT2T_hap1 genome includes a window with the following:
- the LOC114820724 gene encoding putative clathrin assembly protein At5g35200 isoform X1 — protein sequence MAAGAGSQKSLRKALKTVGLAKANGDFKALDIAIAKATNHDERLPKEKHVITILNAVSASRPRAEVAYCIFGLARRLSKTHSWKVALKTVIVVHRGLREVDDTFCDSLVKYSWSRGHILDLSHVWDQSSTSALGYSAWVRTYASYLEEHLECFRVLKYDVQKDHSKTMELDTTDLLRQLPALQQLLSRLLDCQPEVGTLYNVLIQYALSMVAGESAKLYAAINGGIVNLLDKFFEMQRNDAVKALEIYKKSGSQEERLSEFFESCRSLNFGRALKFIKIERPPASFLTTMEDYVKEAPCSTKLQCTPTYDEQDSAPKEVETIEGDFLIDHEPDDNNSEQKSNEGPKSESEAAATSHVVDLLSFDELTLATSESDEKNSLALAIVEPDSKQECLNTTSAEESSWEVALFTAPSCHAAAATAPTSNVAPVEETKSGVGLDRLTLDSLYDGVITSTQNQNNNAIYYHRQMPSNPFDDVVDPYQLASPFHPTNMQMAIMPQQVQQGQVPFYASYSNALAIPPTNVQMPPFMHPQQVFIMQQQQQQVQQQQLTNISHNPTNSSSNPFAIDQSYSQPPSELLQ from the exons ATGGCAGCAGGAGCCGGCAGTCAGAAAAGCTTAAGAAAAGCGTTGAAAACAGTTGGATTGGCGAAAGCCAATGGTGATTTCAAG GCACTGGACATTGCCATCGCCAAGGCCACGAATCATGATGAACGACTGCCCAAGGAGAAACATGTTATAA CTATATTAAATGCAGTGTCAGCTTCAAGACCTCGTGCTGAAGTTGCGTATTGCATCTTTGGTCTTGCCAGGCGTCTTTCTAAGACCCACAGTTGGAAG GTAGCACTGAAAACTGTGATTGTTGTGCACCGTGGGTTGAGGGAAGTTGATGATACATTTTGCGACTCGCTAGTCAAATATAGCTGGAGTAGAGGTCATATACTGGATTTATCTCATGTTTGGGATCAATCAAGTACAAGTG CATTGGGTTATTCTGCCTGGGTGCggacatatgcatcatatcttGAAGAGCACCTTGAATGTTTCCGGGTATTGAAGTATGACGTTCAGAAAGATCACTCG AAAACCATGGAACTGGATACCACAGACTTACTAAGGCAATTACCCGCTTTGCAACAGCTTCTTTCTCGCCTTCTTGATTGCCAG CCAGAGGTGGGAACACTATATAATGTCTTGATTCAATATGCCCTTTCAATG GTTGCAGGTGAAAGTGCAAAGCTGTATGCTGCAATTAATGGTGGTATTGTCAATTTACTTGACAAG TTTTTTGAGATGCAGCGAAATGATGCAGTTAAAGCACTTGAAATATATAAGAAGTCAGGAAGTCAG GAAGAGAGGTTATCGGAGTTCTTTGAGAGCTGCAGGAGCCTTAATTTTGGACGGGCACTGAAATTCATTAAAATTGAACGG CCCCCTGCATCATTCTTGACTACCATGGAAGATTATGTGAAGGAGGCTCCCTGCAGTACAAAGCTTCAATGTACACCG ACCTATGATGAGCAAGATTCTGCTCCCAAGGAAGTTGAGACGATAGAAGGTGATTTCTTAATTGACCATGAACCAGATGATAATAATAGTGAACAAAAATCAAATGAAGGCCcaaagagtgagagtgaggctgCTGCCACATCACATGTTGTTGACCTCCTG AGCTTCGATGAATTAACTCTGGCAACATCAGAATCGGATGAGAAAAATTCCCTCGCACTTGCAATCGTTGAGCCTG ATTCCAAACAAGAATGTCTGAATACGACAAGTGCGGAGGAGTCCAGTTGGGAGGTGGCACTTTTTACAGCACCAAGTTGCCATGCAGCTGCAGCTACAGCACCAACTTCTAATGTAGCTCCGGTTGAAGAGACAAAGTCG GGTGTTGGGCTGGACAGGTTGACACTGGACAGTCTGTACGATGGTGTAATCACAAGTACACAAAATCAGAATAATAACGCGATATACTACCATAGACAGATGCCGTCTAATCCTTTtgatgatgttgttgatcctTACCAATTAGCCTCCCCATTTCACCCAACCAACATGCAGATGGCTATCATGCCCCAACAAGTACAACAAGGCCAAGTCCCATTTTATGCTTCGTATAGCAATGCACTTGCAATACCGCCAACCAACGTGCAAATGCCTCCTTTCATGCATCCACAACAAGTTTTCATtatgcagcagcagcaacagcaaGTGCAACAGCAGCAGTTAACCAACATCAGCCATAACCCTACAAATTCTTCCAGCAATCCCTTCGCTATTGATCAGAGTTATTCACAACCACCTTCAGAACTCTTGCAATAG
- the LOC114820724 gene encoding putative clathrin assembly protein At5g35200 isoform X2: MVISRGYAMQALDIAIAKATNHDERLPKEKHVITILNAVSASRPRAEVAYCIFGLARRLSKTHSWKVALKTVIVVHRGLREVDDTFCDSLVKYSWSRGHILDLSHVWDQSSTSALGYSAWVRTYASYLEEHLECFRVLKYDVQKDHSKTMELDTTDLLRQLPALQQLLSRLLDCQPEVGTLYNVLIQYALSMVAGESAKLYAAINGGIVNLLDKFFEMQRNDAVKALEIYKKSGSQEERLSEFFESCRSLNFGRALKFIKIERPPASFLTTMEDYVKEAPCSTKLQCTPTYDEQDSAPKEVETIEGDFLIDHEPDDNNSEQKSNEGPKSESEAAATSHVVDLLSFDELTLATSESDEKNSLALAIVEPDSKQECLNTTSAEESSWEVALFTAPSCHAAAATAPTSNVAPVEETKSGVGLDRLTLDSLYDGVITSTQNQNNNAIYYHRQMPSNPFDDVVDPYQLASPFHPTNMQMAIMPQQVQQGQVPFYASYSNALAIPPTNVQMPPFMHPQQVFIMQQQQQQVQQQQLTNISHNPTNSSSNPFAIDQSYSQPPSELLQ, translated from the exons ATGGTGATTTCAAG GGGATATGCAATGCAGGCACTGGACATTGCCATCGCCAAGGCCACGAATCATGATGAACGACTGCCCAAGGAGAAACATGTTATAA CTATATTAAATGCAGTGTCAGCTTCAAGACCTCGTGCTGAAGTTGCGTATTGCATCTTTGGTCTTGCCAGGCGTCTTTCTAAGACCCACAGTTGGAAG GTAGCACTGAAAACTGTGATTGTTGTGCACCGTGGGTTGAGGGAAGTTGATGATACATTTTGCGACTCGCTAGTCAAATATAGCTGGAGTAGAGGTCATATACTGGATTTATCTCATGTTTGGGATCAATCAAGTACAAGTG CATTGGGTTATTCTGCCTGGGTGCggacatatgcatcatatcttGAAGAGCACCTTGAATGTTTCCGGGTATTGAAGTATGACGTTCAGAAAGATCACTCG AAAACCATGGAACTGGATACCACAGACTTACTAAGGCAATTACCCGCTTTGCAACAGCTTCTTTCTCGCCTTCTTGATTGCCAG CCAGAGGTGGGAACACTATATAATGTCTTGATTCAATATGCCCTTTCAATG GTTGCAGGTGAAAGTGCAAAGCTGTATGCTGCAATTAATGGTGGTATTGTCAATTTACTTGACAAG TTTTTTGAGATGCAGCGAAATGATGCAGTTAAAGCACTTGAAATATATAAGAAGTCAGGAAGTCAG GAAGAGAGGTTATCGGAGTTCTTTGAGAGCTGCAGGAGCCTTAATTTTGGACGGGCACTGAAATTCATTAAAATTGAACGG CCCCCTGCATCATTCTTGACTACCATGGAAGATTATGTGAAGGAGGCTCCCTGCAGTACAAAGCTTCAATGTACACCG ACCTATGATGAGCAAGATTCTGCTCCCAAGGAAGTTGAGACGATAGAAGGTGATTTCTTAATTGACCATGAACCAGATGATAATAATAGTGAACAAAAATCAAATGAAGGCCcaaagagtgagagtgaggctgCTGCCACATCACATGTTGTTGACCTCCTG AGCTTCGATGAATTAACTCTGGCAACATCAGAATCGGATGAGAAAAATTCCCTCGCACTTGCAATCGTTGAGCCTG ATTCCAAACAAGAATGTCTGAATACGACAAGTGCGGAGGAGTCCAGTTGGGAGGTGGCACTTTTTACAGCACCAAGTTGCCATGCAGCTGCAGCTACAGCACCAACTTCTAATGTAGCTCCGGTTGAAGAGACAAAGTCG GGTGTTGGGCTGGACAGGTTGACACTGGACAGTCTGTACGATGGTGTAATCACAAGTACACAAAATCAGAATAATAACGCGATATACTACCATAGACAGATGCCGTCTAATCCTTTtgatgatgttgttgatcctTACCAATTAGCCTCCCCATTTCACCCAACCAACATGCAGATGGCTATCATGCCCCAACAAGTACAACAAGGCCAAGTCCCATTTTATGCTTCGTATAGCAATGCACTTGCAATACCGCCAACCAACGTGCAAATGCCTCCTTTCATGCATCCACAACAAGTTTTCATtatgcagcagcagcaacagcaaGTGCAACAGCAGCAGTTAACCAACATCAGCCATAACCCTACAAATTCTTCCAGCAATCCCTTCGCTATTGATCAGAGTTATTCACAACCACCTTCAGAACTCTTGCAATAG
- the LOC114820493 gene encoding uncharacterized protein isoform X1, whose protein sequence is MRAIARSIRQCRLSLRHQACHYSSGFVTRQKLLVNTCAGVAHQLAKNGEFDILPPPTLMVSRALSIDAAQVTNGADVKKVGPLVEYERRIAAGELVDGDACQVGTLRELQRLYDELVQSADACRLDRYSTSAKSGRSRWLWSRFIPQSSTSPVRGLYLYGGVGTGKTMLMDLFFDQLQCSWRKKRIHFHDFMLNVHKTLRKHQGVEDPLEVVAGEISDEAVLLCLDEFMVTDVADALIVNRLFRHLFDNGIILVSTSNRAPDKLYEGGLQRDLFLPFIATLKERCVVHEIGSAVDYRKLTSAEQGFYFVGKDLSGFLKQKFQELIGEHEAVPQEAEVVMGRKLKVPLGANGCAYFPFEELCDRPFGAADYLGLCKNYHTLALEGVPVFGLHNRTAAYRFVTLVDVMYENKARLLCTAEGTPFELFEKIVTIADAQQIAPRTSSRSRKNDVAGLCVDNELGFTKDRTISRLTEMNSKEYLEHHAETLAEKNSQEGVNLNKMVQV, encoded by the exons ATGAGAGCGATTGCTCGATCTATTCGCCAATGTAGATTGTCTTTGCGGCATCAAGCATGTCATTACTCAAGTGGTTTTGTGACAAGGCAGAAGCTGTTGGTAAACACCTGTGCTGGCGTTGCTCATCAATTAGCTAAAAATGGCGAGTTTGATATACTTCCACCCCCCACGCTTATGGTCTCGAGAGCTCTGTCAATTGATGCAGCTCAAGTTACTAATGGAG CAGATGTAAAAAAAGTGGGGCCACTTGTTGAGTATGAACGAAGAATTGCTGCAGGGGAACTTGTTGACGGTGATGCCTGCCAG GTAGGCACCTTAAGAGAACTCCAAAGGCTTTATGATGAACTTGTTCAATCAGCTGATGCCTGCCGGTTGGATAGATATTCAACTTCTGCAAAATCTGGAAG GAGTAGGTGGCTGTGGTCTCGTTTCATCCCACAATCTTCAACCTCACCTGTCAGAGGTCTTTATCTATATGGAGGAGTGGGAACCGGTAAAACCAtgttgatggacttgttttttGATCAGCT ACAATGCAGTTGGAGGAAAAAGAGGATTCATTTTCATGACTTTATGCTGAACGTACATAAAACATTGCGA AAGCACCAGGGTGTAGAAGATCCACTTGAAGTTGTTGCAGGAGAGATATCGGACGAGGCAGTCTTGTTGTGTCTGGATGAATTCATG GTGACTGATGTTGCTGATGCATTAATAGTAAATCGTCTGTTTAGACATCTCTTCGATAATGGTATT ATCCTTGTTTCCACCTCCAATCGTGCTCCAGATAAGCTGTATGAAGGTGGACTGCAGAGGGATCTTTTTCTGCCGTTCATTGCGACTTTGAAG GAAAGATGTGTAGTTCATGAAATTGGTTCTGCAGTAGACTACCGGAAACTGACTTCG GCGGAGCAGGGTTTCTACTTTGTTGGCAAAGATTTGTCGGGATTTCTTAAGCAAAAATTTCAAGAATTGATTGGGGAACACGAAGCTGTTCCACAAGAAGCAGAAGTAGTAATGGGAAGGAAATTAAAG GTTCCGCTAGGTGCTAATGGATGTGCGTATTTTCCTTTTGAGGAACTCTGTGACAGACCATTTGGAGCTGCAGATTATTTGGGATTGTGCA AGAATTACCATACCTTGGCATTGGAGGGCGTCCCAGTTTTCGGACTCCACAATAGGACAGCTGCATACCGGTTTGTCACTCTAGTTGAT GTGATGTACGAGAACAAGGCCAGGCTTTTGTGTACAGCTGAGGGAACTCCCTTTGAACTCTTTGAAAAGATAGTGACAATCGCTGATGCCCAACAAATTGCGCCTAGAACCTCTTCGAGGTCAAGGAAAAATGATGTTGCGGGGCTGTGTGTGGATAATGAATTGGGTTTTACCAAAGACCGCACCATTAGTAG ATTAACAGAGATGAATAGCAAAGAATATTTGGAGCACCATGCCGAAACATTGGCTGAGAAGAATTCACAGGAAGGTGTGAATCTCAATAAGATGGTGCAAGTATGA
- the LOC114820493 gene encoding uncharacterized protein isoform X2, whose protein sequence is MRAIARSIRQCRLSLRHQACHYSSGFVTRQKLLVNTCAGVAHQLAKNGEFDILPPPTLMVSRALSIDAAQVTNGDVKKVGPLVEYERRIAAGELVDGDACQVGTLRELQRLYDELVQSADACRLDRYSTSAKSGRSRWLWSRFIPQSSTSPVRGLYLYGGVGTGKTMLMDLFFDQLQCSWRKKRIHFHDFMLNVHKTLRKHQGVEDPLEVVAGEISDEAVLLCLDEFMVTDVADALIVNRLFRHLFDNGIILVSTSNRAPDKLYEGGLQRDLFLPFIATLKERCVVHEIGSAVDYRKLTSAEQGFYFVGKDLSGFLKQKFQELIGEHEAVPQEAEVVMGRKLKVPLGANGCAYFPFEELCDRPFGAADYLGLCKNYHTLALEGVPVFGLHNRTAAYRFVTLVDVMYENKARLLCTAEGTPFELFEKIVTIADAQQIAPRTSSRSRKNDVAGLCVDNELGFTKDRTISRLTEMNSKEYLEHHAETLAEKNSQEGVNLNKMVQV, encoded by the exons ATGAGAGCGATTGCTCGATCTATTCGCCAATGTAGATTGTCTTTGCGGCATCAAGCATGTCATTACTCAAGTGGTTTTGTGACAAGGCAGAAGCTGTTGGTAAACACCTGTGCTGGCGTTGCTCATCAATTAGCTAAAAATGGCGAGTTTGATATACTTCCACCCCCCACGCTTATGGTCTCGAGAGCTCTGTCAATTGATGCAGCTCAAGTTACTAATGGAG ATGTAAAAAAAGTGGGGCCACTTGTTGAGTATGAACGAAGAATTGCTGCAGGGGAACTTGTTGACGGTGATGCCTGCCAG GTAGGCACCTTAAGAGAACTCCAAAGGCTTTATGATGAACTTGTTCAATCAGCTGATGCCTGCCGGTTGGATAGATATTCAACTTCTGCAAAATCTGGAAG GAGTAGGTGGCTGTGGTCTCGTTTCATCCCACAATCTTCAACCTCACCTGTCAGAGGTCTTTATCTATATGGAGGAGTGGGAACCGGTAAAACCAtgttgatggacttgttttttGATCAGCT ACAATGCAGTTGGAGGAAAAAGAGGATTCATTTTCATGACTTTATGCTGAACGTACATAAAACATTGCGA AAGCACCAGGGTGTAGAAGATCCACTTGAAGTTGTTGCAGGAGAGATATCGGACGAGGCAGTCTTGTTGTGTCTGGATGAATTCATG GTGACTGATGTTGCTGATGCATTAATAGTAAATCGTCTGTTTAGACATCTCTTCGATAATGGTATT ATCCTTGTTTCCACCTCCAATCGTGCTCCAGATAAGCTGTATGAAGGTGGACTGCAGAGGGATCTTTTTCTGCCGTTCATTGCGACTTTGAAG GAAAGATGTGTAGTTCATGAAATTGGTTCTGCAGTAGACTACCGGAAACTGACTTCG GCGGAGCAGGGTTTCTACTTTGTTGGCAAAGATTTGTCGGGATTTCTTAAGCAAAAATTTCAAGAATTGATTGGGGAACACGAAGCTGTTCCACAAGAAGCAGAAGTAGTAATGGGAAGGAAATTAAAG GTTCCGCTAGGTGCTAATGGATGTGCGTATTTTCCTTTTGAGGAACTCTGTGACAGACCATTTGGAGCTGCAGATTATTTGGGATTGTGCA AGAATTACCATACCTTGGCATTGGAGGGCGTCCCAGTTTTCGGACTCCACAATAGGACAGCTGCATACCGGTTTGTCACTCTAGTTGAT GTGATGTACGAGAACAAGGCCAGGCTTTTGTGTACAGCTGAGGGAACTCCCTTTGAACTCTTTGAAAAGATAGTGACAATCGCTGATGCCCAACAAATTGCGCCTAGAACCTCTTCGAGGTCAAGGAAAAATGATGTTGCGGGGCTGTGTGTGGATAATGAATTGGGTTTTACCAAAGACCGCACCATTAGTAG ATTAACAGAGATGAATAGCAAAGAATATTTGGAGCACCATGCCGAAACATTGGCTGAGAAGAATTCACAGGAAGGTGTGAATCTCAATAAGATGGTGCAAGTATGA
- the LOC114820493 gene encoding uncharacterized protein isoform X3, with amino-acid sequence MVSRALSIDAAQVTNGADVKKVGPLVEYERRIAAGELVDGDACQVGTLRELQRLYDELVQSADACRLDRYSTSAKSGRSRWLWSRFIPQSSTSPVRGLYLYGGVGTGKTMLMDLFFDQLQCSWRKKRIHFHDFMLNVHKTLRKHQGVEDPLEVVAGEISDEAVLLCLDEFMVTDVADALIVNRLFRHLFDNGIILVSTSNRAPDKLYEGGLQRDLFLPFIATLKERCVVHEIGSAVDYRKLTSAEQGFYFVGKDLSGFLKQKFQELIGEHEAVPQEAEVVMGRKLKVPLGANGCAYFPFEELCDRPFGAADYLGLCKNYHTLALEGVPVFGLHNRTAAYRFVTLVDVMYENKARLLCTAEGTPFELFEKIVTIADAQQIAPRTSSRSRKNDVAGLCVDNELGFTKDRTISRLTEMNSKEYLEHHAETLAEKNSQEGVNLNKMVQV; translated from the exons ATGGTCTCGAGAGCTCTGTCAATTGATGCAGCTCAAGTTACTAATGGAG CAGATGTAAAAAAAGTGGGGCCACTTGTTGAGTATGAACGAAGAATTGCTGCAGGGGAACTTGTTGACGGTGATGCCTGCCAG GTAGGCACCTTAAGAGAACTCCAAAGGCTTTATGATGAACTTGTTCAATCAGCTGATGCCTGCCGGTTGGATAGATATTCAACTTCTGCAAAATCTGGAAG GAGTAGGTGGCTGTGGTCTCGTTTCATCCCACAATCTTCAACCTCACCTGTCAGAGGTCTTTATCTATATGGAGGAGTGGGAACCGGTAAAACCAtgttgatggacttgttttttGATCAGCT ACAATGCAGTTGGAGGAAAAAGAGGATTCATTTTCATGACTTTATGCTGAACGTACATAAAACATTGCGA AAGCACCAGGGTGTAGAAGATCCACTTGAAGTTGTTGCAGGAGAGATATCGGACGAGGCAGTCTTGTTGTGTCTGGATGAATTCATG GTGACTGATGTTGCTGATGCATTAATAGTAAATCGTCTGTTTAGACATCTCTTCGATAATGGTATT ATCCTTGTTTCCACCTCCAATCGTGCTCCAGATAAGCTGTATGAAGGTGGACTGCAGAGGGATCTTTTTCTGCCGTTCATTGCGACTTTGAAG GAAAGATGTGTAGTTCATGAAATTGGTTCTGCAGTAGACTACCGGAAACTGACTTCG GCGGAGCAGGGTTTCTACTTTGTTGGCAAAGATTTGTCGGGATTTCTTAAGCAAAAATTTCAAGAATTGATTGGGGAACACGAAGCTGTTCCACAAGAAGCAGAAGTAGTAATGGGAAGGAAATTAAAG GTTCCGCTAGGTGCTAATGGATGTGCGTATTTTCCTTTTGAGGAACTCTGTGACAGACCATTTGGAGCTGCAGATTATTTGGGATTGTGCA AGAATTACCATACCTTGGCATTGGAGGGCGTCCCAGTTTTCGGACTCCACAATAGGACAGCTGCATACCGGTTTGTCACTCTAGTTGAT GTGATGTACGAGAACAAGGCCAGGCTTTTGTGTACAGCTGAGGGAACTCCCTTTGAACTCTTTGAAAAGATAGTGACAATCGCTGATGCCCAACAAATTGCGCCTAGAACCTCTTCGAGGTCAAGGAAAAATGATGTTGCGGGGCTGTGTGTGGATAATGAATTGGGTTTTACCAAAGACCGCACCATTAGTAG ATTAACAGAGATGAATAGCAAAGAATATTTGGAGCACCATGCCGAAACATTGGCTGAGAAGAATTCACAGGAAGGTGTGAATCTCAATAAGATGGTGCAAGTATGA
- the LOC114820493 gene encoding uncharacterized protein isoform X4: MVSRALSIDAAQVTNGDVKKVGPLVEYERRIAAGELVDGDACQVGTLRELQRLYDELVQSADACRLDRYSTSAKSGRSRWLWSRFIPQSSTSPVRGLYLYGGVGTGKTMLMDLFFDQLQCSWRKKRIHFHDFMLNVHKTLRKHQGVEDPLEVVAGEISDEAVLLCLDEFMVTDVADALIVNRLFRHLFDNGIILVSTSNRAPDKLYEGGLQRDLFLPFIATLKERCVVHEIGSAVDYRKLTSAEQGFYFVGKDLSGFLKQKFQELIGEHEAVPQEAEVVMGRKLKVPLGANGCAYFPFEELCDRPFGAADYLGLCKNYHTLALEGVPVFGLHNRTAAYRFVTLVDVMYENKARLLCTAEGTPFELFEKIVTIADAQQIAPRTSSRSRKNDVAGLCVDNELGFTKDRTISRLTEMNSKEYLEHHAETLAEKNSQEGVNLNKMVQV; the protein is encoded by the exons ATGGTCTCGAGAGCTCTGTCAATTGATGCAGCTCAAGTTACTAATGGAG ATGTAAAAAAAGTGGGGCCACTTGTTGAGTATGAACGAAGAATTGCTGCAGGGGAACTTGTTGACGGTGATGCCTGCCAG GTAGGCACCTTAAGAGAACTCCAAAGGCTTTATGATGAACTTGTTCAATCAGCTGATGCCTGCCGGTTGGATAGATATTCAACTTCTGCAAAATCTGGAAG GAGTAGGTGGCTGTGGTCTCGTTTCATCCCACAATCTTCAACCTCACCTGTCAGAGGTCTTTATCTATATGGAGGAGTGGGAACCGGTAAAACCAtgttgatggacttgttttttGATCAGCT ACAATGCAGTTGGAGGAAAAAGAGGATTCATTTTCATGACTTTATGCTGAACGTACATAAAACATTGCGA AAGCACCAGGGTGTAGAAGATCCACTTGAAGTTGTTGCAGGAGAGATATCGGACGAGGCAGTCTTGTTGTGTCTGGATGAATTCATG GTGACTGATGTTGCTGATGCATTAATAGTAAATCGTCTGTTTAGACATCTCTTCGATAATGGTATT ATCCTTGTTTCCACCTCCAATCGTGCTCCAGATAAGCTGTATGAAGGTGGACTGCAGAGGGATCTTTTTCTGCCGTTCATTGCGACTTTGAAG GAAAGATGTGTAGTTCATGAAATTGGTTCTGCAGTAGACTACCGGAAACTGACTTCG GCGGAGCAGGGTTTCTACTTTGTTGGCAAAGATTTGTCGGGATTTCTTAAGCAAAAATTTCAAGAATTGATTGGGGAACACGAAGCTGTTCCACAAGAAGCAGAAGTAGTAATGGGAAGGAAATTAAAG GTTCCGCTAGGTGCTAATGGATGTGCGTATTTTCCTTTTGAGGAACTCTGTGACAGACCATTTGGAGCTGCAGATTATTTGGGATTGTGCA AGAATTACCATACCTTGGCATTGGAGGGCGTCCCAGTTTTCGGACTCCACAATAGGACAGCTGCATACCGGTTTGTCACTCTAGTTGAT GTGATGTACGAGAACAAGGCCAGGCTTTTGTGTACAGCTGAGGGAACTCCCTTTGAACTCTTTGAAAAGATAGTGACAATCGCTGATGCCCAACAAATTGCGCCTAGAACCTCTTCGAGGTCAAGGAAAAATGATGTTGCGGGGCTGTGTGTGGATAATGAATTGGGTTTTACCAAAGACCGCACCATTAGTAG ATTAACAGAGATGAATAGCAAAGAATATTTGGAGCACCATGCCGAAACATTGGCTGAGAAGAATTCACAGGAAGGTGTGAATCTCAATAAGATGGTGCAAGTATGA
- the LOC114820494 gene encoding MICOS complex subunit MIC10-like: MADNKEIIPPPYDVNAKWDACLDLTVRRFVYSSLGGAFAGLLLFRSPVSRWASIAFGARLGIGSAYTKCSRLFKGSPAKSATSSLPPSLSSSFL, encoded by the coding sequence ATGGCGGACAACAAAGAAATCATCCCACCGCCGTACGACGTGAACGCCAAATGGGACGCCTGTCTCGATCTGACCGTCCGCCGCTTCGTCTACTCCTCCTTGGGTGGTGCCTTTGCCGGTCTCCTTTTGTTCAGAAGTCCTGTGTCTCGTTGGGCTTCTATAGCTTTTGGCGCTAGATTGGGCATTGGATCTGCATACACAAAGTGCTCTCGTTTATTTAAGGGATCTCCAGCAAAGTCGGCCAcctcctctctccctccctctctcagtTCTTCATTTCTCTGA
- the LOC139190973 gene encoding secreted RxLR effector protein 161-like, with protein sequence MEQSKKCLLPVRHGIHLSKSMGPKSPKEIRQMSVIPYASAIGSLMYAMICTRPDIAYAVNITSRYQSNPGSEHWAAVKTVLKYLRRTKDMFLVYGRVTELRVEAYTDADFQSDVDDRSSNSRYVFTLNGEDVSWKSKKQDVIVDFTKEAEYVTAAEAGK encoded by the coding sequence atggaacaatctaagaaatgtcttcttcctgtgagacatggaattcacctttctaagtccatgggaccTAAGAGTCCTAAAGAGATACGGCAGATGAGtgttattccttatgcttccgctataggaagtctcatgtatgccatgatatgcacaaggcctgatatcgcatatgctgtgaacATTACTAGtagatatcaatctaacccaggatcagaacactgggcagctgtcaagacggtccttaagtacttaagaagaactaaggacatgttcctcgtttatggaaGAGTAACAGAGTtacgagtggaagcctatacagacgcagatttccaatctgacgtcgatgatagaagttccaactccagatatgtattcactctaaatGGTGAGGATGttagctggaaaagcaagaaacaagatgTAATTGTTGATTTCACGAAGGAGGCAGAATATGTcactgcagctgaagccggcaaataA